Genomic segment of Macellibacteroides fermentans:
TATTATGACATGCGTGAAAACCCCAATCCCGAAAAAGATGGAAACCAAAAACCACTTCATCCCCGTGCCGTATCGAAGGGAACGATCAAAGCCGACAAGATAGTGGATGCCATTGCCCAGCGAACAGGTTTTAGCCGGGGAGAGATTCAGGGTGTGCTGGAGGAATATACCCAGGAGATGCTTTTGCGCGTTTCGGAAGGTTATAATGTGGAATGGGGTACTTTGGGAACTTTATCGCCTAAGCTAAAGGCCAAACGTCAGGTTATGACAAAAAGTGAGATCCGGTCGCCGTCCATTTCAGTATCAGGACTAAATTTTAAAGGCTCTGCCTGGTTATCGAGGCAATTGAACTTCGATCTGGAAAGATCTGAGTCCGGCTTTAACAATTCGACACCCTACGGAGCTATTTATCGCAGGAAGCTGTTGGAACAGTACCTGGATGAGAATCCGTACATTAAACGAACCGACTATTCCAAACTTACCGGTCAATTAAAGAATAAGGCTATCCAACAGCTGAACGAGTATGTGGAGCAAGGAGTCCTTATAAGGCTGGGCAGAGGTAATCAGACGGAATACAGACGGGCAACACAACCGGCAGCCGCCGAAAAATAATGAGAGATGACAGATGCAGGTGATCTGTCACCTTGCATCTGTCATCTTCAAACTCCGCATCCATAAAGGGAAGTCTCCCTAAAAATGATGGATGACAGATTGTTTTGCTATAAATCGGTTTTATTGAACCGGTGTTTTTGGTTTGCGGTCGAAGAATGGATTTTTGGATGATGCGCTGATGGGAATAGCCATCACACAGGTACAATCGCCCAGATAGCCAAGCCGCTGTGCCGCCATGCCGGCCGAAAACATTACACGACTATCCACTCTGCAGTCGGCCGCCGTTGCACAGGCAGATCCCACGGCAATACCCACATCGATGGTGTTGATGGCACAAGGTACGGCATCTGGCTTTTCGGCACAGGTGGCATAACCGCAATGGGTACAGTTCAGTCCCTGTACTTTCTGGGCAGTTCCGATAATGATTACCGCCTCAGCCTGTTGAAGGTTCTCTGCATCGCGCAGCAAAAACTTCATACCCGATTCATCCGAATAACGTACCATCTCTTCCGAGAGGCGTACGATATCCTGATCGGTCACCATCCCTACCTCTATAATATCAATACCTTTCCCTTTGGGAGCCGTGCGGGCAGCCGTCATCATCTGACGACCTACCTGCAGCACATGTTCGTGCCTCGATTCGCGTTCGTTTACAATCATAGTTCTTGTATTTTCGGCAAACTTAACTAAAATTGCCGGATTTGCTTTACTCCAACTGCAGGTTTGTGACTGTAGCGGTAGCCTTATAGGAAAATTCCGGGTATTCGAACAGGGGGAATCGGGGCTCCGTTTTGCCGTCGGTATAGTACCAGATGCTCTTGTATGCTTCCGGATCTTCGCCCATGGACTGCAACTGCCTCAGGTAGGCGGCAACCGACTTATTCTCTACAATGTAAACCTGGTCCATATGATCGATGATGGGACTGTGCCTGCGGGTGGCATCGTGTTCGAACTTCAGGATACGTTTGCCGTCGGGCGTAATGCCTGCCATAACAAATGTCATACTCTTGCCGATAGCCGGAAGGTTAAGTACGCTGCGGTCCGTCGCGGCAAACAACAGGTGGTTGTCTTTCAGGAAATGAGTAAGATTCCTGCCCAGATCTTTCGTTCCTTTAATCAGGTTGTTCAGTTCGCCAATCTTCTCAGACGGGATCCGTCCGAATATCTTTTCCTCTTCACTCTCCTGCAACGAGCGGCAGTTGGGTGTAAACATGGCATAATTTTCCTGAAATCCTTTTACGGAGAAGGTATAGTAGCAAACCACTCCCATGGTGTTGAGCAGTTGGCGAAGCTTGGCAGTATGACCGCGACGGGAAGCTGCAACAGTATATACCAGTTGGTTCGTGATAGTCCACCCCGCCGACAGGATAGCTTTGATTGCCTCGCGTGCTTCGGGGGTTACCTCCAGCGGCGACTGAAAATGGGTTTGAATAATAAACTGGCTTACGCCTGCTACAGAAGCTTTTTCTTTAAATTCGCGCAAAATCTCGACCAGTTCGTCGTTTACACGCATGGGCAGGTAAGCTGGCAGGCGCGAACCGAGACGTACCCGCTGCAGTTGGGCATATTTCCCGCCTTCGGGCCGGCCTTCGTTGGCTTTGCGTTTCCGTAAGGCCATCTTATATACGGCATCCAATATTTTGCGCAGGGTGGCATTCTGACTCATCAGGGCGTCTCCTCCGGTGATCAGGATGTCTTGCAACTGCGAATCTTCCTCAAAATAATGCATAAGGCGACGAAGTTTCTTGTCCCAGCTCTCCTTTGGTTTTAATGCTTCCAGATCAAAATTGAGCCGCTCGCTCTGGAAATCGTACATCCGCTGACAAACGGAACATAGTCCCCCGCAAGCTCTTCCCATGGAGTCGGGTATCAGAATGGCCACTTCGGGATAGCGTCTGTGGATATTATGTCCTTCGGGAAGCATCCATCCGGCCGCATTGGGCTTGCCAGCCTCCACGATATCCTCCTTCTCCCAGGCCTTGATTGTTCCGTAGGTATCCACCAACTCCTGCGAATAGAGGATGTAGGTACGAATAGTGGCATCGTCGTAGCCTGCGTCTGTGGGATTCAACAGCGAGAGGTAGTAGGGTGTTACGAAAAAAGGCATCTTCTTTTTGCGGGCATCGGTAAGCAACCGCATGGTATGCTCCGGCAATGAGTTGCCAAGAAAGGTGTTGAGTTCCGTTGGTGACTTGATAGCCATAGACAAGTGGAAATGACTTAGTTTCCACCATTCGCAAACTTTGGCATACTTTTGTTCGAAATTAAAACTTTCTTCAAACTGGTACCTGGAACTTCCTCCATGCTGGCGCTCAATTTTTTTGATAAGCTCCTTAATAATCCGTTCGCGGTTGGCTACACGGATGGCCAGCACCTCTTTATCGAGGCCCGTCTGCCATCGATTCATCTGTCTTTTCATCCAGGCTATATCATCCTTAATCTCCGGTTTTTCGGTAAGAGCTGCAAACTGGTGATACAGATCAAGTAGCAGATCGGTATGAGTATCACAGATAATCTCTCCCCTAAGGAACTGCCAGAGATTAGAAAGGGTCTCTACCCGGATCTCTTGTCCGGTAGAAAGTTCATTTATAACTGATCCATCGTAGCTGATAAGACGTGAAATTGTACGCACTACGGCATTATCGGTCTGATGTGTGTTCAGTGCGGCCTGTAAACGGTTTTTAAAATCATTACAGGCTGCAGATCCTTCCGCCAGACTTACCAGCCACGGGAGGTGTTTCGCATACATTTTTTTTAAACGGGTAATGTCTGAAGTCGTCAAATTCTTTTTCGTCATACGCTATTTTTGTTATTTGTTTTGTGGATGTATGTACATACAAAATGCACGTTTGTCAACAAATATACATAAAATAATGCATAATCCCGAACAGAAATGTATAATAACGGCATTAAATAGCGGAAAAAGTCACCTTTTGTAATTTCATCACTCAATAAAGCGTGAACGGGTGGTATCCGAAGGCAGCATGCATTTTTCTTTTTTCCCGAACCATCTGTAGCGGTTTCGGGCAATAAAACGGTAGATTCCGTCCCGCAGGAAGGTGGGTAAATGAATGAGCGGAAAGAACAATTGCCAGCCCCGCCCGAGCTCTTTCAGTATATAAAGTACGGCCGAAGATTCGCGGAACGCATCTCCCTGTTGTGGTATATACACGATGCTGTCTGTTCCCCAATGCGTAACCCCGTATCGCTCAAGCAAAGCTCTGCCGGCATCCGACTGTAAAGAGGCGAAACGGAATTTACCGAAACGGTCGCGTTTAATAATAAACCGCACCGCTCCGTTGCATAGGTTGCAGACACCGTCAAATAAAACTATTCCCATATGTTTTTGTCGCCACCTGAAATGGCAAGTAATTCAAAAACAGATGGGAAAAGCCATATGTTCAATCCATCACTGACAATAGATGGCTTTGTTGCGGCGGGGAAGCACTTCTCCAATAATAGCTGCCTGGGGATGAAGCGAAGTAGCCTGAAGCTCCTGCAACAACCAATCGGCTTTATGAGCATCCACCCCGATCAGCAATCCGCCGGAGGTTTGGGCATCGCAGGCCAGCATCTTTTGTTCTACCGTACAGGAGGGGGCATAAAAGACATGCTCTTTTACAAAGTCGGCATTACGGAAGGCGGCTCCGGGGATGCAACCCGACTGCAATAGCGACAGTGCCTGTGGTATTGCAGGAAGCGAAGCCAGCGACAGTTGCAAAGTTACATGGGATGCTTCCGCCATTTTAAGGGCATGTCCCAGCAACCCGAAGCCCGTTACATCAGTTGCGCCTTTCACTCCGGCCAATTGCATACAGGATGCCCCGGCTTTGTTAAGGAGTTTCATCTGCCGGATGGCTTCATTATAGGCCTCCTCGTCCGCCATGCCCATACGTTGTGCCGCCATCAGCACTCCTACTCCCAGAGGTTTGGTCAGGATAAGCAGCTGCCCGGGTGTAAGTCCGGCGTTGGTTATCAGTTTATCGGGATGAACGGTACCTACCACAGCCAGTCCGTATTTTGGCGGAGTGTCGTCTATGGTGTGTCCTCCCATGGTGAAGGCTCCGGATTCGTTTATTTTGTCCTGACCGCCTTCCAGAATACGGCCAAGTACCCCGAGGGGTATGTCTTTGGATGGAAAGAGGGTGATATTGAGAGCCAGCAAAGGGGTACCTCCCATGGCATACACATCGCTCAGGGCGTTAGCTGCCGCAATCTGTCCGAAAGTGTAGGCATCGGAGCAGACCGGCGGAAAGAAATCGGTGGTTACAATAAGTGCGGTATCGTCGTTTAGTTTGTAGACTCCGGCATCGTCGTGCGTTTCGATATCCACCATGATACGGGCATCCTTTATAAGAGGGATGTCCGATAAAAGTTCGGAAAGTGCTGTAGGCGAAAGTTTTGCCGAACAGCCTCCGTAGGCGGAGGTGCTTAATAAGTCAAATGAGGTTGTTGTCATAGATCTTCATTTCAATGTTTAGGGATGCCATCAGAGCCTTGAACGGCTCTACTTCGGCAGCTGCAATTTCGAGGCACATACCACAATCCGACGATACCGAGGGAGGTACCGGTATAACCTTTACGGCTAATCCGGACTGCCTGCAGGCATTGTCGGCCTTGATTACCATTCGGGCTGTCTTAAAAACAGCTGTCTTAGTTGGTTGCGACATCGGCTATTGCTTTAATCAGGTTTTCTAAATCGGCTACCGTATGGTAGGGCGACAGGGCGATACGTACGGTACCCGACGGAAAGGTTCCCAGGGTACGGTGGGCAAGCGGTGCGCAATGCAATCCCGACCGGGTTTCGATTCCGTGCCGTTCGAACAGCTTTTGAGAAATGGTTGCGGGCGGCTGACTTTGATGGGTAAAGGAAAACAGCTCGCCTTGCTGGTCGGATTGTTTGGCTCCGTAAATCTTTATTCCCGGAAGTTTGGACAACTCACGCATACATGCCAGTACATCCGATGGAGTGTGACAGGCTGCAGGTCTGTTCTCAAGGGCAGAAAGCAGCCCCACTATTCCAGCCACGTTGGGTGTTCCCGCCTGAAAGTGGTCCGGCATCTCGGCGGGCATTTCGTAGGAATCGGACAAGCTGCCTGTTCCTCCGAAGTGCGTGAGGGTGAGTTCCTGGGGTGACTTACAATAGAATCCACCTGTGCCGGTAGGTCCCATCAGCGCCTTATGACCTGTAAAAGCAACACAATCAATATTCCAGTTTACCGCTTCTACCGGTATTTCGCCCAACGACTGTGCTGCATCCAGTATGATCTTCCATCCCCTGGAGGTAGCCAGTCTGCTTATTTCGGACATAGGCTGTATTACCCCGTTCACATTACTGAGGTGGTTTATTACAAAGAGGCTGTCTTCTCCCGCCGGCAGTTTACCAAGCGCATCCGTGTCGATGGAGCCGTCTTCCATTGCCGGCAGTACCTCCATGCGGATTCCCAGTGTGCGGTGCAGATGCCATAAAGGACGCATCACGGCATTGTGCTCCATGGGAGATACCCATATAACAGTTGGTCGCGAGGATATTCCCAGCAACAGGGTATTGAGTGCACTAGTGGCATTGCTTGCAAAAGCTATTTTTTCGGGATCAGCCACACCGAGTAAAGCCGACAAGGCATCGCGGCATTGTTCTACCTGCCGGGTTGCTTCGTGAACCCGTTGGTAGGCTGCCCGTCCGTAAGTACCCCCTTCGTCGGTTAGGTAGCGGCTTATACGGGATGCTACTTCCGGCGGCTTGGGGAAAGAGGTGGACGCATTATCAAAATAACAGTTCATATGATCAGGGATAAACAATGTGACCGGCTTCAGACATATAGCGTGTAAGTGTAAACATGTTGCTTATCATGCCCACAGCCAATTGATTTTTAACTTCGTAATAGTCCACGCATGTTCCGCAGGCAATTATGGCTACGCCTTTTTCTTCCAGCTCCTGCAACGATGCTGCTGTATCGGTTCCGGTAAGGGCTATTTTAATACCGCTGTTATACAGGAGAATGGCTTTGGGCAGCAATGCCGCCTCTTTAAGCGAGTTTACAAAAGCCCGCAGGAGGATTTGTCCCAGTTGGGAATCGCCCTGGCCCATGACATCCGATTTGATTACGACGATGTAATCGTTGCCGGGTGTGGTACAAAAGCGCTCGGCTCCGGAGGTATCGGGAAGCCGACCGGGTTTGACCAGGGTAAGGGTATGCACCTCTCCTTCGCTTCTGAGCTGAGGTGTAAGTTTCAGTTCGGCAAGGTAATTCCGGAGGTTGCACAAAGCAGTATCATTGTCGGTAAGAATCTCAATTATTTCGCCGGCGGTTGCCTCTTCGATGCCTTTTTTGGCCAGGATGAGGGGAGCGGGACAAAGTTGTCCTCTGGTATCTATCTGTTTCATATTCTTTGTTGTTTCTTCAATTTATCTGATTTTCGCTAATTGTTGTACCTGTTCAATGCCTACGTTGCATCCGTTTTCGTACAAAGCGAGTAATTTACGGGCTATAACGGCGGGATCCGAATCTTCCCACAAGCACGGAATCTGATTGGGCCATTGCTTTCCCGACGAACGCCGGTATCCTTTGTCGTAATAGCTAAGTGCTATGCAAACGGCGCTTTCAAGGTCATGCTGTTCTACGCACTCGATGGCTTTACGGGTAGCCTCGCCCCCCAAACGTTTTTCTATTTTACGGAAGGAGAGAATCAGCTCGTCGGGCTGAAAGGTTCCGTAGTCATTCAGTATATGTCTTATGCGTTCCTGATAAGGTATCTCGAGGTTCAAAAACGGAGCCGACAGCATCAGGGCATAAAAGGCGGAAGGGATAACAACCTTGCCGATGCTGGCACTTTCGCCTTCGCACCAGATCGGTCTTGCCGGATTGAAGGTACGCATCAAAGCGTGCAGCTGATTGGTAAATTGTTCGGTGCTTGGTTGTGCGGTTTCTCCCAATGATCCGAAAGCCGATCCTTTATGATGCGCCAGTCTCTCCAGATCGATTACCTGCTGTTCCATACGTTGCAGCTGATGCAACACCTCGGTTTTACCGCACCCGGTTGGTCCACCCAGTATCAGCAACTGCCACGGATGAGCTTCCAGCAACTGGGCGAAGGAGTTACGATAAGCCTTGTATCCACCAGAGAGCAGATAGGTTGTAAGTCCGGCTGTACGGAAAAGCCATGCCATGCTTCCGCTGCGCATGCCTCCGCGCCAACAATACATATAAATAGGTGCGCCGTCTGCCCATTGCCTGGCCTGTTTAACAAACCCTGCCAGTTTAGGGCCGGCAATCTCCAATCCCCTTTCTACAGCGTTGTCTTTCCCATATTGTACATAGCGTGTCCCTATCTCGGCCCTTTCGTTGTCCGAGAACAAGGGCAGGTTACGTGCCCCGGGAATATGTCCAGCCTCAAATTCGGAAGGCGACCGTACATCAATCAGGATGCCGGTCTTGCTTTGCTCCAAAAAATCATCGGCCATTAATACATCTTCCATGTCTATATAAATTGGTCCTTCAAAGGTAACAAATTCAATACAAAAAAGCCACCCCTGCTGGGATGGCTTTCTTAATTATTATTATCTGTACGGATTACAACTTGTCTGCTGAACCAAGAACATTCTTGATCTTGTCTGCATAAAGTTCCTTCAAGCTATCGCGAGCCGGGCCCAAATATTTACGTGGGTCGAATTCACCTGGCTTTGTAGCGAAGATTTCACGAACGGCTGCAGTCATAGCCAAACGGCCGTCTGAGTCGATGTTGATCTTACATACTGCAGATGCAGCTGCTCTGCGCAATTGTTCTTCAGGAATACCGATTGCATCAACCAAAGCACCACCATATTTGTTAATTGTGGCAACTTTGTCCTGAGGTACAGAAGAAGATCCGTGAAGTACGATAGGGAATCCGGGGATTCTCTTTTCGATTTCTTCCAGGATATCGAAACGCAAGGGAGGAGGAACCAGGATTCCGTTGGCGTCGCGGGTACACTGTGCAGGAGTAAACTTGTTAGCTCCGTGTGAAGTACCGATTGAGATAGCCAATGAATCAACACCAGTCTTGGTTACGAAATCCACAACCTGATCTGGCTCTGTATATGTGTGGTGTTCTGCGCAAACATCATCTTCCACACCAGCCAATACACCTAGTTCACCTTCTACAGTTACGTCGTGTGCGTGTGCGTATTCAACTACTTGTTTTGTCAATGCTACGTTTTCGTCGTAAGGAAGGTGTGAACCATCGATCATTACTGAAGAAAAGCCCATTTCAATACAAGATTTACACAATTCCAATGAATCTCCGTGATCCAGGTGAAGAACAATCTGAGGTTTTTCGCAACCCAGTTCTTTTGCATATTCTACAGCACCCTGAGCCATATAACGAAGCAATGTCTGATTTGCATATTTACGTGCACCACTAGATACCTGAAGGATAACAGGCGACTTTGTTGCTACTGCAGCCTGAACGATAGCCTGCATCTGTTCCATGTTGTTGAAGTTGAAAGCAGGAATAGCATATCCACCTGCAACAGCCTTTGCAAACATTTCTTTTGTGTTTACCAGACCTAACTCTTTGTAACTTACCATTGTTGTATATAATTTTACGTTAATGATTAAAAACTCTACAAAGATAACATTTATAAAAAAATTTTATGCTATAAGACATATAAAATAATACAAAAGATGACAAAGAGCAAAAAATAAATTATTTTGTTTTGATTGTTCAACTCTATTCTGTACCTTTGCCAGCCAATTACCGGTTACCACTTAAGTAAAAGTAATAATTATAATAGACAATAAAAAAAATGAAAAAAGGACTTCATCCTGAAAACTATCGTCCCGTCGTGTTCAAGGACATGTCTAACGACGATGTATTTATTACGCGTTCAACAATTAACGCTAAAGAAACAATTGAAATTGACGGAGTTACTTATCCTTTGATTAAGGTGGAAATCTCCAACACTTCTCACCCATTCTATACCGGTAAGTCTAAACTTGTGGATACTGCAGGTCGCGTAGATAAGTTCATGAGCCGTTACGGTAAACGCGAATTGAAGAAATAAATAGCCGCTTTTAAAGCGTCTAAAGAAAAGCCTCAGCAATTTTGTTGAGGCTTTTTTGTTGAATAAATAATATAAACGCTATTTTTGCATTTCATTGATAACTTAATTTAAACAGAAAAAAAACACATGGAAAAAACAAACGAACAGCTGATGGCCATTTTAAAGCAGTTTGCAATTGACGAAGATATGGTATCGGCCGTACCTTTCGGAAATGGACACATTAACGACACCCTTAAGGTTACCAACTCCAAAGGCGAGATAAAGTATATTCTTCAACGAATCAATCATCACATTTTCACCAATGTGGATATGTTGCAAAACAATATCTTCACAGTTACTTCGCATATCCGCGAAAAGCTGGTTGCCAGAGGCGAACAGGATGTAGACCGCAAAGTGCTTACTTTTATCCCGGCAAAAGATGGTAAGCTGTATCATTTTGACGGTGATTCGTATTGGAGGGTTTGCCTGTTTATTCCGCGTAGCAAGAGTTTTGAAGAGGTTACTCCCCAATTATCTTATGAAGCAGGAAAGGCTTTCGGCGATTTCCAGACCATGCTGTCTGACCTTCCGGCAGATGCACTGGGTGAAACAATTCCTAATTTCCACAATATGGAATTCCGTCTTAAGCAATTCCACGATGCGGTTGAAGCTAATGCTGCCGGCAGACTGGAAGAGGTAAAGGATTTGGTTGCTGAAATTGAAAAACGCGCCAAAGATA
This window contains:
- a CDS encoding type B 50S ribosomal protein L31; amino-acid sequence: MKKGLHPENYRPVVFKDMSNDDVFITRSTINAKETIEIDGVTYPLIKVEISNTSHPFYTGKSKLVDTAGRVDKFMSRYGKRELKK
- a CDS encoding HU family DNA-binding protein; this encodes MSIYYDMRENPNPEKDGNQKPLHPRAVSKGTIKADKIVDAIAQRTGFSRGEIQGVLEEYTQEMLLRVSEGYNVEWGTLGTLSPKLKAKRQVMTKSEIRSPSISVSGLNFKGSAWLSRQLNFDLERSESGFNNSTPYGAIYRRKLLEQYLDENPYIKRTDYSKLTGQLKNKAIQQLNEYVEQGVLIRLGRGNQTEYRRATQPAAAEK
- a CDS encoding ferredoxin domain-containing protein, yielding MIVNERESRHEHVLQVGRQMMTAARTAPKGKGIDIIEVGMVTDQDIVRLSEEMVRYSDESGMKFLLRDAENLQQAEAVIIIGTAQKVQGLNCTHCGYATCAEKPDAVPCAINTIDVGIAVGSACATAADCRVDSRVMFSAGMAAQRLGYLGDCTCVMAIPISASSKNPFFDRKPKTPVQ
- a CDS encoding DUF3343 domain-containing protein, with protein sequence MSQPTKTAVFKTARMVIKADNACRQSGLAVKVIPVPPSVSSDCGMCLEIAAAEVEPFKALMASLNIEMKIYDNNLI
- the yedF gene encoding sulfurtransferase-like selenium metabolism protein YedF — encoded protein: MKQIDTRGQLCPAPLILAKKGIEEATAGEIIEILTDNDTALCNLRNYLAELKLTPQLRSEGEVHTLTLVKPGRLPDTSGAERFCTTPGNDYIVVIKSDVMGQGDSQLGQILLRAFVNSLKEAALLPKAILLYNSGIKIALTGTDTAASLQELEEKGVAIIACGTCVDYYEVKNQLAVGMISNMFTLTRYMSEAGHIVYP
- a CDS encoding KamA family radical SAM protein — its product is MTKKNLTTSDITRLKKMYAKHLPWLVSLAEGSAACNDFKNRLQAALNTHQTDNAVVRTISRLISYDGSVINELSTGQEIRVETLSNLWQFLRGEIICDTHTDLLLDLYHQFAALTEKPEIKDDIAWMKRQMNRWQTGLDKEVLAIRVANRERIIKELIKKIERQHGGSSRYQFEESFNFEQKYAKVCEWWKLSHFHLSMAIKSPTELNTFLGNSLPEHTMRLLTDARKKKMPFFVTPYYLSLLNPTDAGYDDATIRTYILYSQELVDTYGTIKAWEKEDIVEAGKPNAAGWMLPEGHNIHRRYPEVAILIPDSMGRACGGLCSVCQRMYDFQSERLNFDLEALKPKESWDKKLRRLMHYFEEDSQLQDILITGGDALMSQNATLRKILDAVYKMALRKRKANEGRPEGGKYAQLQRVRLGSRLPAYLPMRVNDELVEILREFKEKASVAGVSQFIIQTHFQSPLEVTPEAREAIKAILSAGWTITNQLVYTVAASRRGHTAKLRQLLNTMGVVCYYTFSVKGFQENYAMFTPNCRSLQESEEEKIFGRIPSEKIGELNNLIKGTKDLGRNLTHFLKDNHLLFAATDRSVLNLPAIGKSMTFVMAGITPDGKRILKFEHDATRRHSPIIDHMDQVYIVENKSVAAYLRQLQSMGEDPEAYKSIWYYTDGKTEPRFPLFEYPEFSYKATATVTNLQLE
- a CDS encoding class II fructose-bisphosphate aldolase, yielding MVSYKELGLVNTKEMFAKAVAGGYAIPAFNFNNMEQMQAIVQAAVATKSPVILQVSSGARKYANQTLLRYMAQGAVEYAKELGCEKPQIVLHLDHGDSLELCKSCIEMGFSSVMIDGSHLPYDENVALTKQVVEYAHAHDVTVEGELGVLAGVEDDVCAEHHTYTEPDQVVDFVTKTGVDSLAISIGTSHGANKFTPAQCTRDANGILVPPPLRFDILEEIEKRIPGFPIVLHGSSSVPQDKVATINKYGGALVDAIGIPEEQLRRAAASAVCKINIDSDGRLAMTAAVREIFATKPGEFDPRKYLGPARDSLKELYADKIKNVLGSADKL
- the selD gene encoding selenide, water dikinase SelD, whose translation is MTTTSFDLLSTSAYGGCSAKLSPTALSELLSDIPLIKDARIMVDIETHDDAGVYKLNDDTALIVTTDFFPPVCSDAYTFGQIAAANALSDVYAMGGTPLLALNITLFPSKDIPLGVLGRILEGGQDKINESGAFTMGGHTIDDTPPKYGLAVVGTVHPDKLITNAGLTPGQLLILTKPLGVGVLMAAQRMGMADEEAYNEAIRQMKLLNKAGASCMQLAGVKGATDVTGFGLLGHALKMAEASHVTLQLSLASLPAIPQALSLLQSGCIPGAAFRNADFVKEHVFYAPSCTVEQKMLACDAQTSGGLLIGVDAHKADWLLQELQATSLHPQAAIIGEVLPRRNKAIYCQ
- a CDS encoding phosphotransferase enzyme family protein, which codes for MEKTNEQLMAILKQFAIDEDMVSAVPFGNGHINDTLKVTNSKGEIKYILQRINHHIFTNVDMLQNNIFTVTSHIREKLVARGEQDVDRKVLTFIPAKDGKLYHFDGDSYWRVCLFIPRSKSFEEVTPQLSYEAGKAFGDFQTMLSDLPADALGETIPNFHNMEFRLKQFHDAVEANAAGRLEEVKDLVAEIEKRAKDMCIQEELYREGKLKKRTNHCDTKVNNIMFDEEGKVLCVIDLDTVMPGFVLSDIGDFIRTGANTGAEDDENLDNVEVNLEIFEAYTRGYMETAKAFLTPQEIKLLPYGGRLLTYMQTVRFLTDYINGDTYYKIHSPKHNLIRTKAQFKLLLSLEAHAPEMDGFMQTWL
- a CDS encoding thiol-disulfide oxidoreductase DCC family protein, whose amino-acid sequence is MGIVLFDGVCNLCNGAVRFIIKRDRFGKFRFASLQSDAGRALLERYGVTHWGTDSIVYIPQQGDAFRESSAVLYILKELGRGWQLFFPLIHLPTFLRDGIYRFIARNRYRWFGKKEKCMLPSDTTRSRFIE
- a CDS encoding aminotransferase class V-fold PLP-dependent enzyme → MNCYFDNASTSFPKPPEVASRISRYLTDEGGTYGRAAYQRVHEATRQVEQCRDALSALLGVADPEKIAFASNATSALNTLLLGISSRPTVIWVSPMEHNAVMRPLWHLHRTLGIRMEVLPAMEDGSIDTDALGKLPAGEDSLFVINHLSNVNGVIQPMSEISRLATSRGWKIILDAAQSLGEIPVEAVNWNIDCVAFTGHKALMGPTGTGGFYCKSPQELTLTHFGGTGSLSDSYEMPAEMPDHFQAGTPNVAGIVGLLSALENRPAACHTPSDVLACMRELSKLPGIKIYGAKQSDQQGELFSFTHQSQPPATISQKLFERHGIETRSGLHCAPLAHRTLGTFPSGTVRIALSPYHTVADLENLIKAIADVATN
- the mnmH gene encoding tRNA 2-selenouridine(34) synthase MnmH gives rise to the protein MEDVLMADDFLEQSKTGILIDVRSPSEFEAGHIPGARNLPLFSDNERAEIGTRYVQYGKDNAVERGLEIAGPKLAGFVKQARQWADGAPIYMYCWRGGMRSGSMAWLFRTAGLTTYLLSGGYKAYRNSFAQLLEAHPWQLLILGGPTGCGKTEVLHQLQRMEQQVIDLERLAHHKGSAFGSLGETAQPSTEQFTNQLHALMRTFNPARPIWCEGESASIGKVVIPSAFYALMLSAPFLNLEIPYQERIRHILNDYGTFQPDELILSFRKIEKRLGGEATRKAIECVEQHDLESAVCIALSYYDKGYRRSSGKQWPNQIPCLWEDSDPAVIARKLLALYENGCNVGIEQVQQLAKIR